A stretch of the Chlorobiota bacterium genome encodes the following:
- the nuoL gene encoding NADH-quinone oxidoreductase subunit L, translating into MDFYIVTIIILPLIGFAINGIFGKKINNEKISGIIGTSTVGIGFIISVSLLFNMISLPVEKRSIMVHVADWISAGKFNVGLNYQLDQLSIVFLLVITGVGTLIHIYSIGYMHGDKGFARFFAYLNLFIFMMLNLVLADNLAVTFLGWEGVGLCSFLLIGFWYDQKFEGVGIKTTGDAAKKAFIVNRIGDLGMLIAMFILYNEFGTLKYQELITIVSNGGFSPGQSSALTYATLSLLLGACGKSAQIPLGVWLPDAMAGPTPVSALIHAATMVTSGIFLVSRTSVLFALSPFTMSVMTGIAITTALIAATIGLVQNDIKKVLAYSTVSQLGFMFVALGVGSFSAAVFHVLTHAFFKALLFLGSGSVIHGMHHEQDMRKMGGLKKYMPQTYKTYLIGAIAIAGIPPLSGFFSKDEILFKAWVNGSWVLWIVAAVAAFMTAFYMFRSVYMTFDGNENFDHHHVHPHESPKTMTIPLWILALLSATAGLLGIPAIIGNFNFVNVLHHWLEPVFDPAEKFLNTVHEQHSLEMILIIISTVIATCGIMLARTFYLKKTELPQKISIQFNGIYKLLLNKWYVDEIYNNFILKPIQFISDKFLYNVIDRKLIDGSINGGSRLIAGFSGIFRQIQTGVVQHYATLFIAGVVVILGWIVFFFKY; encoded by the coding sequence ATGGACTTTTATATAGTAACAATAATTATTCTACCGCTTATTGGATTTGCTATTAATGGCATTTTTGGTAAGAAGATAAATAATGAAAAGATTTCAGGAATTATTGGTACGAGTACAGTAGGCATCGGTTTCATTATTTCAGTTAGTTTACTTTTCAATATGATCAGTTTGCCAGTTGAAAAAAGGAGTATTATGGTGCATGTTGCAGATTGGATTTCAGCAGGGAAATTCAATGTAGGTTTGAATTACCAATTAGACCAATTATCAATTGTTTTCCTTTTAGTAATTACTGGTGTTGGTACTCTAATCCATATTTATTCAATTGGATACATGCATGGAGATAAAGGATTTGCAAGATTTTTTGCTTACCTAAATTTATTTATTTTCATGATGCTCAATCTAGTTTTAGCTGATAACTTAGCTGTAACTTTTTTGGGTTGGGAAGGTGTTGGATTGTGTTCGTTTTTATTGATAGGGTTTTGGTATGATCAGAAGTTTGAAGGAGTAGGTATTAAAACAACTGGAGACGCTGCAAAAAAAGCATTTATTGTAAATAGAATTGGAGATTTGGGAATGCTGATTGCAATGTTTATTTTATATAATGAATTTGGAACTTTAAAATATCAAGAGTTAATTACAATTGTTTCAAATGGTGGTTTCTCACCAGGGCAAAGTAGTGCTTTAACTTATGCAACATTGTCTTTATTATTAGGAGCATGCGGGAAATCTGCACAAATCCCATTAGGAGTATGGCTCCCTGATGCAATGGCTGGTCCTACACCTGTTTCAGCACTTATTCATGCAGCTACAATGGTAACCTCTGGAATATTCTTAGTTTCTAGAACATCAGTACTTTTTGCTTTATCACCATTTACAATGTCTGTAATGACTGGAATTGCAATAACAACTGCATTGATTGCTGCAACTATAGGTTTAGTACAAAATGATATTAAAAAAGTATTAGCTTATTCAACTGTCTCTCAACTAGGATTTATGTTTGTTGCTTTAGGAGTTGGCTCATTTTCTGCAGCAGTTTTTCATGTTCTAACCCATGCATTTTTTAAAGCTCTTTTATTCTTGGGAAGTGGTTCTGTTATTCATGGAATGCACCACGAACAGGATATGAGAAAAATGGGTGGTTTGAAAAAATATATGCCTCAAACTTATAAAACTTACTTAATAGGCGCTATTGCAATAGCTGGAATACCCCCTCTTTCTGGATTTTTTTCTAAAGATGAAATTTTATTTAAAGCTTGGGTAAATGGAAGCTGGGTGTTATGGATTGTAGCAGCTGTTGCTGCTTTTATGACTGCATTTTATATGTTTAGATCAGTTTATATGACTTTTGATGGGAATGAAAATTTTGATCATCATCATGTGCACCCTCATGAATCTCCTAAAACAATGACAATTCCATTATGGATACTTGCATTACTATCAGCTACTGCTGGTTTGTTAGGAATTCCTGCTATAATTGGAAATTTTAATTTTGTAAATGTTTTACATCATTGGCTTGAACCAGTTTTTGATCCAGCAGAAAAATTTTTAAATACTGTTCATGAGCAGCATTCTTTAGAAATGATTTTAATTATAATATCAACTGTTATTGCTACTTGTGGAATTATGCTAGCAAGAACTTTTTATTTGAAGAAAACTGAACTACCTCAAAAAATATCAATTCAATTTAATGGAATTTATAAGTTGCTTTTGAATAAATGGTATGTAGATGAAATTTATAATAATTTTATCTTAAAACCAATTCAATTTATTTCTGATAAATTCTTGTATAATGTAATAGATAGAAAATTAATTGATGGAAGCATCAACGGTGGAAGCCGCTTAATTGCTGGTTTTTCAGGTATCTTTAGGCAAATACAAACTGGAGTTGTCCAGCATTATGCAACTTTATTTATAGCTGGAGTAGTAGTTATTTTAGGATGGATTGTTTTCTTCTTTAAATATTGA
- a CDS encoding class II glutamine amidotransferase yields the protein MCRLIAYAGKPVLASDLLYKPQHSLMQRQAIRAEEMSTPINGDGCGVSWYDFRIDSEPGQFRSIHPSWSNTNLRLLCQKIKTSLLFAHVRAASPGAIIDQLNCHPFVYGQLSWMHNGMVGGFKSIRRSLLSGLNDESYEVIRGSTDSEYMFGLFLNKLKNPKGDVSTDEMIIALSDMYNDLKKLLLEKKIEEHSYINICVTNGKSIIATRYTTNPRVQPASLYYVYGKEYIVDENEKSYMIPDTGKAGSVIIASEPFTENKSDWMRVERNSMMIVDENLNISFKQLN from the coding sequence TTGTGTAGATTAATTGCATATGCAGGCAAGCCGGTTCTTGCGAGCGATTTGCTCTACAAACCACAACATTCCTTAATGCAGAGACAAGCAATTCGTGCTGAAGAAATGTCTACTCCTATCAATGGTGATGGATGTGGAGTTTCTTGGTATGATTTTAGAATTGATTCAGAGCCTGGTCAGTTTCGTTCTATTCATCCGTCTTGGTCGAATACTAATTTAAGATTATTATGCCAAAAAATTAAAACATCATTATTGTTTGCTCACGTTAGAGCAGCTTCACCTGGAGCTATAATAGATCAATTAAACTGCCATCCATTTGTATATGGTCAGCTTTCTTGGATGCATAATGGTATGGTTGGTGGTTTCAAATCTATTAGGAGATCTTTGCTAAGTGGACTTAATGATGAAAGTTATGAGGTAATCCGGGGTTCAACAGATAGTGAATATATGTTTGGATTGTTTCTTAATAAACTCAAAAATCCTAAAGGTGATGTTTCAACTGATGAAATGATAATTGCATTGAGCGATATGTATAATGATTTGAAAAAATTGTTGCTAGAGAAAAAAATTGAAGAACATTCTTACATTAATATATGTGTAACTAATGGCAAATCAATAATTGCTACTAGATATACAACAAATCCGAGAGTTCAACCTGCCTCCCTCTATTATGTTTATGGTAAAGAGTATATTGTAGATGAAAACGAAAAATCATATATGATTCCAGATACAGGGAAAGCTGGCTCGGTTATTATTGCAAGCGAACCATTTACAGAAAATAAATCTGATTGGATGAGAGTTGAAAGAAATTCAATGATGATTGTTGATGAAAATTTAAATATTAGTTTTAAACAACTGAACTAA
- a CDS encoding T9SS type A sorting domain-containing protein encodes MKRILIYVTMLFATFSLSIAQQSIEPQKISDSKIDYSKFTPTVSTTGISKIAEAQDYVWQSSILRRIDETGRDTNRNDMRVPLNFGSGTEFRGFGQVFSPQAVYKFFNGKVYNSTSNIIKSDNPEFNDSVWIAQFKEPKGSFTVDSVKFFVYKNPNSTPNNSGKILAFKYKNAGLTGTTYIKGGINLNRTTLNSATNYFEGYKAPVQFEVTPDEMDKKITEGDQPGSYRISQTVVGFEPPLKATSSDAIIIMYVNDESPALTQPVQESDEYQQIITTNEFREGDFTVDGDTRANPLDSFMAMSVVLYKTGTTQSIISSWKGLVFTSKDGGQIRSHLNINMSWYGTIILPSGVEYHYGTDATSQGLDNVVPSPVVPGKISRQNFSITQRTNLTIQMFDATGKLVKTLIDNQDYIPGKYSISLPVEDLLSGTYMVSMKTGENVYTSKVNITK; translated from the coding sequence ATGAAACGAATTCTTATTTACGTGACTATGTTGTTTGCTACTTTTTCTTTAAGTATAGCTCAGCAAAGTATAGAACCTCAAAAAATATCTGATTCAAAAATTGATTATTCAAAATTTACTCCAACTGTTTCAACTACTGGCATTTCAAAAATAGCTGAAGCCCAAGATTATGTATGGCAGAGTAGTATTTTAAGAAGAATTGATGAAACCGGACGTGATACAAATAGAAATGATATGCGAGTACCTTTAAATTTTGGTAGCGGAACTGAGTTTCGTGGCTTTGGTCAGGTGTTCTCACCCCAAGCTGTATATAAATTTTTCAATGGAAAAGTTTATAACTCAACAAGCAATATAATTAAAAGTGACAATCCTGAATTTAATGATTCTGTTTGGATTGCTCAATTTAAAGAGCCAAAAGGTTCTTTTACTGTTGATTCTGTAAAGTTTTTTGTTTACAAAAATCCTAATAGCACTCCAAATAACTCTGGTAAAATACTTGCATTCAAATATAAAAATGCAGGATTAACTGGTACAACTTATATTAAAGGTGGAATTAATTTAAACAGAACTACATTAAATTCTGCAACTAATTATTTTGAAGGATATAAAGCTCCAGTTCAATTTGAAGTTACTCCAGATGAAATGGATAAAAAAATAACAGAGGGTGATCAACCAGGATCTTACAGAATTTCACAAACTGTTGTTGGGTTTGAACCACCTTTGAAAGCTACTTCAAGTGATGCAATAATAATAATGTACGTAAATGATGAGTCACCTGCTTTAACACAACCTGTTCAAGAATCAGATGAATATCAACAAATAATTACTACAAATGAGTTTAGAGAAGGAGATTTCACTGTTGATGGAGATACAAGAGCTAACCCATTAGATTCTTTTATGGCTATGAGTGTTGTACTTTATAAGACAGGAACTACACAATCTATTATTAGTTCATGGAAAGGATTAGTATTTACATCTAAAGATGGAGGACAAATTAGAAGTCATTTGAATATCAATATGTCATGGTATGGAACAATAATTTTACCATCTGGTGTTGAATATCATTATGGAACTGATGCAACTTCTCAAGGATTAGATAACGTTGTCCCATCACCTGTTGTTCCAGGGAAAATATCTCGTCAGAATTTTTCAATTACTCAGAGAACTAACCTTACAATTCAGATGTTTGATGCAACTGGTAAGTTAGTTAAAACGCTTATTGATAATCAAGACTATATACCTGGAAAATATTCAATATCTCTCCCAGTAGAAGATTTGCTAAGTGGAACTTATATGGTAAGTATGAAAACTGGTGAAAATGTTTATACAAGTAAAGTAAATATTACCAAATAA